One window of the Candidatus Microbacterium colombiense genome contains the following:
- the glpK gene encoding glycerol kinase GlpK, with translation MADYILAIDQGTTSSRAIIFDKKGSIIATGQKEHEQILPKAGWVEHDAAEIWRNVQEVIGLALSRADLTRHDIAAVGITNQRETAVVWDKTTGTPTYNAIVWQDTRTQEIVDRLAADGGVERFKPVVGLPLATYFSGTKIAWILENVDGAREKAEAGDLIFGTTDSWVLWNLTGGVDGGVHATDVTNASRTMFMDLETLEWREDILEAFGVPRSMMPEIRSSSEVYGAAEDSSLLRETPIAGILGDQQAATFGQAAFQQGESKNTYGTGCFLIFNTGEEIVHSKNGLLTTVGYKLGDGPTHYALEGSIAVTGSLIQWLRDQLGIISSAPEVEELADKVEDNGGVYIVPAFSGLFAPYWRPDARGAIVGLTRYANKNHIARAALEAVAFQTRDVLDAVNADAGVDLTELKVDGGMVANDALMQFQADVLGVPVVRPVVAETTALGAAYAAGLAVGFWSGLDDLSANWQEDRRWEPSMEDAERDRQLRLWRKAVTKSMDWVDDDVK, from the coding sequence ATGGCTGACTACATCCTCGCCATCGACCAGGGAACGACCTCCAGTCGCGCGATCATCTTCGACAAGAAGGGGAGCATCATCGCGACGGGCCAGAAGGAGCACGAGCAGATCCTACCCAAGGCCGGCTGGGTCGAGCACGACGCCGCCGAGATCTGGCGCAACGTCCAGGAGGTCATCGGTCTCGCATTGAGCCGTGCCGACCTCACCCGCCACGACATCGCCGCGGTAGGCATCACCAACCAGCGCGAGACCGCTGTGGTATGGGACAAGACCACCGGCACTCCGACGTACAACGCCATCGTCTGGCAGGACACCCGCACGCAGGAGATCGTCGACCGCCTCGCAGCCGACGGCGGCGTCGAGCGGTTCAAGCCGGTCGTCGGGCTCCCCCTGGCCACCTACTTCTCGGGCACCAAGATCGCGTGGATCCTCGAGAACGTCGATGGCGCGCGGGAGAAGGCGGAAGCCGGAGACCTGATCTTCGGCACCACCGACAGCTGGGTGCTGTGGAACCTCACCGGAGGTGTGGACGGCGGCGTGCACGCGACCGACGTCACGAACGCGTCGCGCACGATGTTCATGGACCTCGAGACGCTCGAGTGGCGTGAGGACATCCTCGAGGCCTTCGGCGTGCCGCGTTCGATGATGCCGGAGATCCGCTCCTCCTCCGAGGTCTACGGCGCTGCGGAGGACTCCTCCCTGCTCCGTGAGACTCCGATCGCCGGCATCCTCGGCGACCAGCAGGCGGCGACCTTCGGTCAGGCGGCGTTCCAGCAGGGTGAGAGCAAGAACACGTACGGCACGGGCTGCTTCCTGATCTTCAACACGGGCGAAGAGATCGTCCATTCGAAGAACGGGCTGCTGACCACCGTCGGGTACAAGCTGGGCGACGGTCCCACGCACTACGCTCTCGAGGGATCCATCGCCGTCACCGGCTCGCTGATCCAGTGGCTCCGTGACCAGCTGGGCATCATCTCCTCCGCCCCCGAGGTCGAAGAGCTGGCCGACAAGGTCGAGGACAACGGCGGCGTGTACATCGTGCCCGCGTTCTCCGGCCTCTTCGCACCGTACTGGCGCCCGGATGCCCGCGGCGCGATCGTCGGCCTCACCCGCTACGCCAACAAGAACCACATCGCACGTGCGGCGCTCGAGGCCGTGGCATTCCAGACGCGCGATGTGCTCGATGCGGTGAACGCCGACGCCGGTGTGGACCTCACCGAGCTCAAGGTCGACGGCGGCATGGTCGCGAATGACGCGCTCATGCAGTTCCAGGCCGATGTGCTGGGTGTCCCGGTCGTGCGCCCGGTCGTCGCCGAGACCACGGCACTGGGAGCCGCATACGCGGCCGGCCTGGCCGTCGGATTCTGGAGCGGGCTCGACGACCTCTCCGCCAACTGGCAGGAGGATCGCCGCTGGGAGCCCTCCATGGAGGATGCCGAGCGCGACCGTCAGCTGCGCCTGTGGCGCAAGGCCGTGACGAAGTCGATGGACTGGGTCGACGACGACGTCAAGTAG
- a CDS encoding aquaporin family protein: MADVNLGLYFLSELVGTAMLVLLGCGVVANVALAKNKGFGGGFLMVNWGWGLAVFAGVLVSAYSGAILNPAVGVGLLISGTITFTMFLVATAAELVGAIIGAVVVWLAYKQHFDEEPEAANKLGVFSTGPSIRSYGWNLVTEIIGTFVLVFVILAFADYGDIQVGTPGGLGPLTALPVALLVVAIGASLGGPTGYAINPARDLGPRIAHAILPIKGKGASDWSYSWVPVVGPLIGGAIAALAAPVLLHLA; this comes from the coding sequence ATGGCTGATGTCAATCTCGGTCTCTACTTCCTGTCTGAGCTGGTGGGTACGGCGATGCTCGTCCTCCTCGGATGCGGTGTCGTCGCCAACGTCGCCCTGGCGAAGAACAAGGGCTTCGGTGGCGGCTTCCTGATGGTCAACTGGGGATGGGGCCTCGCGGTCTTCGCCGGTGTTCTGGTGTCCGCCTACTCCGGCGCCATCCTGAACCCCGCCGTCGGCGTGGGTCTGCTGATCTCCGGCACGATCACGTTCACGATGTTCCTCGTCGCGACCGCAGCAGAACTGGTCGGTGCCATCATCGGTGCCGTCGTGGTCTGGCTCGCGTACAAGCAGCATTTCGACGAGGAGCCGGAGGCCGCCAACAAGCTCGGCGTCTTCTCCACCGGTCCGTCGATCCGCTCCTACGGGTGGAACCTCGTCACGGAGATCATCGGCACCTTCGTCCTGGTGTTCGTGATCCTCGCTTTCGCTGACTACGGCGACATCCAGGTCGGAACGCCCGGTGGACTCGGACCGCTCACCGCGCTGCCCGTCGCTCTGCTGGTTGTCGCGATCGGCGCGTCGCTCGGTGGACCTACCGGTTACGCGATCAACCCCGCCCGTGACCTCGGCCCTCGCATCGCACACGCGATCCTCCCGATCAAGGGCAAGGGCGCCAGCGACTGGTCGTACTCCTGGGTACCGGTCGTCGGACCGCTCATCGGTGGTGCGATCGCCGCACTCGCCGCGCCCGTCCTGCTGCACCTCGCTTGA
- a CDS encoding glycerol-3-phosphate dehydrogenase/oxidase — MIESTHSSAERAEVRAVRESGRTSVILIGGGINGISAFRDLALQGVDVLLVERGDFASGASSASSHMIHGGIRYLENGEFRLVRESVEERNGLLKIAPHYVKPLQTTIPIYSTFSGILSAPLRFLTHKSGKPQERGAFLIKVGLTIYDTFSRDGGSVPRHRFLGRKRSLTELPALDPNIKYTATYYDASMHDPERLALDVLQDGLAAHPAAQALNYVEAIGREGDTVLLRDRESGTEFAVAADVVVNTSGPWTDLTNDALGADTRFMGGTKGSHIVLDHPELLEATRGREIFFEHSDGRIVLIYPLKGRVLVGTTDIDADPREVAVCTEEEVDYFFDLIHHVFPQIDVDREQIVYRFSGIRPLPRHEDTAPGFVSRDYRIEVDEKGAVPLVSLVGGKWTTFRALGESLADVVLGLIDRTRTVSTAGRAIGGGRDFPRTEKAKRIWIQEYLPGAGDRAEKLLARYGTRAAQVWEFIEQGDDVALADGDLSTRELEWMVQREMVARLQDVILRRTSIAFVGNANGAVIDEIADALAPLLGWDRARHDAELEQTRELLNERHGLHISSHTRG; from the coding sequence ATGATCGAGTCGACGCACTCGTCAGCAGAACGCGCCGAAGTTCGCGCGGTTCGCGAATCGGGACGCACGAGCGTCATTCTCATCGGCGGCGGGATCAATGGCATCTCGGCGTTCCGTGATCTGGCACTGCAGGGGGTGGATGTCCTCCTGGTGGAACGCGGCGACTTCGCCTCGGGCGCCTCTTCCGCATCGAGCCACATGATCCACGGCGGCATCCGCTACCTCGAGAACGGCGAGTTCCGCCTCGTGCGCGAGTCGGTCGAGGAGCGCAACGGACTGCTCAAGATCGCGCCGCACTACGTCAAGCCGCTGCAGACCACGATTCCGATCTATTCCACGTTCTCGGGAATCCTCTCCGCACCGTTGCGCTTCCTGACTCACAAGAGCGGCAAGCCGCAAGAGCGCGGCGCCTTCCTGATCAAGGTCGGACTGACCATCTATGACACGTTCTCGCGCGACGGCGGCTCCGTCCCCCGCCACCGCTTCCTCGGACGCAAGCGCTCCCTCACGGAGCTGCCGGCGCTCGACCCGAACATCAAGTACACGGCGACCTATTACGACGCGTCCATGCACGATCCGGAGCGACTCGCACTGGATGTGCTGCAGGACGGTCTCGCCGCCCACCCGGCCGCGCAGGCGCTGAACTACGTCGAGGCGATCGGTCGCGAAGGCGACACCGTCCTGCTTCGGGATCGCGAGAGCGGCACCGAGTTCGCGGTCGCCGCCGATGTCGTGGTGAACACCTCCGGGCCGTGGACGGACCTGACGAACGACGCGCTGGGAGCCGACACACGCTTCATGGGAGGCACGAAGGGTTCGCACATCGTGCTGGACCACCCGGAACTGCTCGAGGCGACCCGGGGCCGGGAGATCTTCTTCGAGCACTCTGACGGCCGCATCGTGCTCATCTACCCGCTCAAGGGACGAGTGCTCGTCGGGACCACCGACATCGACGCCGACCCTCGCGAGGTCGCCGTGTGCACGGAAGAGGAAGTCGACTACTTCTTCGATCTCATCCACCACGTGTTCCCGCAGATCGACGTGGATCGCGAGCAGATCGTCTACCGGTTCTCCGGCATCCGCCCGCTGCCGCGCCACGAGGACACCGCACCCGGATTCGTCTCACGCGACTACCGCATCGAGGTCGACGAGAAGGGCGCCGTGCCCCTCGTCAGCCTCGTGGGAGGCAAGTGGACGACGTTCCGCGCCCTCGGAGAGTCCCTTGCAGATGTGGTGCTCGGACTCATCGACCGCACCCGGACCGTATCCACGGCCGGTCGTGCGATCGGGGGCGGACGCGACTTCCCCCGCACGGAGAAGGCCAAGCGCATCTGGATCCAGGAGTACCTGCCGGGAGCCGGCGATCGTGCAGAGAAGCTGCTCGCCCGATACGGCACCCGTGCCGCGCAGGTCTGGGAGTTCATCGAGCAGGGTGATGATGTGGCGCTGGCCGACGGCGACCTGTCGACCCGGGAGCTCGAATGGATGGTCCAGCGAGAGATGGTGGCTCGCCTGCAGGACGTCATCCTCCGGCGCACGAGCATCGCGTTCGTCGGGAATGCGAACGGCGCCGTGATCGACGAGATCGCCGACGCACTCGCCCCGTTGCTCGGCTGGGACCGAGCCCGCCATGACGCGGAGCTCGAGCAGACCCGCGAACTGTTGAACGAAAGGCATGGACTCCATATCTCGTCGCACACCCGCGGCTGA
- a CDS encoding EamA family transporter has product MNRLTIVLLTALAPIAWGTTYLVTTELLPAGHPLFAGLLRSLPAGIIAVLISRRLPHGSWWIKIFALGALNIGAFFPLLFLAAERLPGGVAAAVAGAQPLIVLTLGALVLHELIRSVTAAAAVVGAGGVAMVVVGPAAELDAWGILAALGGVAATGVGMILTKRWGRPVGVGPVAYAGWQLTAGGLLLLPITLLAEGVPSTIDGGAILGYIWLGTAGGIVAYTLWFRGIQLLPVIAPGLLALLSPIVATLLGVLIAGERFTSLQALGFVLTIAALIIGQIFARPTQRDVTARTDGSAASPVVTARV; this is encoded by the coding sequence ATGAATCGACTCACCATCGTGCTGCTGACCGCACTCGCGCCGATCGCCTGGGGAACCACCTACCTGGTCACCACTGAGCTGCTTCCTGCCGGCCATCCTCTTTTCGCCGGCCTTCTCCGTTCCCTGCCGGCCGGGATCATCGCGGTGCTGATCAGTCGCCGGCTCCCCCACGGGTCCTGGTGGATCAAGATCTTCGCCCTCGGAGCGCTCAACATCGGGGCGTTCTTCCCGCTTCTGTTCCTCGCCGCGGAACGGCTGCCCGGAGGGGTCGCCGCGGCCGTCGCCGGCGCTCAGCCGCTCATCGTACTCACGCTGGGGGCGCTCGTGCTGCACGAGCTGATTCGATCGGTGACGGCAGCCGCTGCCGTCGTCGGCGCCGGTGGGGTCGCCATGGTGGTCGTCGGCCCGGCGGCCGAACTGGATGCATGGGGAATCCTCGCCGCACTGGGCGGGGTCGCGGCAACCGGAGTCGGCATGATCCTCACCAAACGATGGGGACGCCCGGTGGGCGTGGGACCCGTCGCCTATGCCGGGTGGCAGCTCACAGCCGGCGGTCTTCTGCTGCTCCCGATCACGCTGCTCGCCGAAGGTGTGCCGTCGACGATCGACGGCGGGGCGATCCTCGGCTACATCTGGCTCGGCACCGCGGGCGGCATCGTCGCCTACACGCTGTGGTTCCGAGGCATCCAACTGCTGCCCGTGATCGCTCCCGGTCTGCTCGCCCTGCTCTCGCCGATCGTCGCGACTCTCCTGGGCGTACTCATCGCCGGTGAGCGATTCACCTCCCTGCAGGCACTGGGATTCGTGCTCACGATCGCCGCACTGATCATCGGACAGATCTTCGCCCGTCCGACGCAGCGCGACGTCACCGCACGAACAGACGGGTCCGCCGCGTCACCGGTGGTGACCGCCCGCGTATGA
- a CDS encoding LysR family transcriptional regulator, giving the protein MELQQLRYVVEVADTGSFTRAAERCFVTQSALSHQIAALERELGQRLFVRSSRSVRPSEAGEAFIAHARAALRATDQAREAVAEASGIVIGTLRIGVIPTVTAVDLPALLVIYRAAHPATRVELRVGNSDTLTSALRQGDLDVALLGLRAGADPAGVSSRLLSRERLVAVVPTAHELASRSTITLHEMEGLTFADFPAATSGRSQSDAAFASAGLRRDVAFEADSATLILGLVAAGLAVTLLPPGTVHRSSADVVTVEVDDGPERVEYVAWDIAAPRAVARAFLAVIDHALG; this is encoded by the coding sequence ATGGAGCTCCAGCAACTGCGCTACGTCGTCGAGGTCGCCGACACCGGGAGTTTCACGCGTGCGGCTGAGCGATGTTTCGTCACCCAATCGGCTCTCAGCCACCAGATCGCCGCCCTCGAGCGCGAACTGGGACAGCGCCTGTTCGTCCGATCGAGCCGCAGCGTGCGCCCGAGTGAGGCGGGCGAGGCGTTCATCGCCCATGCACGCGCCGCGCTCCGTGCGACAGACCAGGCCAGGGAGGCCGTGGCAGAGGCGTCGGGGATCGTCATCGGCACGCTTCGCATCGGAGTGATCCCCACCGTGACGGCCGTCGATCTGCCGGCGTTGCTCGTCATCTACCGCGCTGCTCACCCGGCGACGCGAGTGGAACTGCGCGTGGGCAACAGCGATACTTTGACGTCGGCTCTGCGCCAGGGCGATCTCGATGTCGCGCTGCTCGGGCTCCGAGCCGGCGCCGACCCGGCCGGTGTCTCATCGCGGCTTCTCTCCCGCGAACGGCTGGTGGCGGTCGTGCCCACCGCACACGAGCTGGCCTCGCGCAGCACGATCACCCTCCACGAGATGGAAGGGCTCACCTTCGCCGACTTCCCGGCTGCCACCTCGGGGCGCTCGCAGAGCGACGCAGCGTTCGCGTCAGCAGGGCTGCGGCGTGATGTGGCGTTCGAGGCGGATTCCGCCACGCTCATTCTGGGACTGGTCGCGGCCGGCCTCGCGGTGACGTTGCTCCCTCCCGGCACGGTGCACCGTTCCTCCGCTGATGTCGTGACGGTCGAAGTCGACGACGGACCGGAGCGCGTGGAGTACGTCGCCTGGGACATCGCGGCCCCTCGGGCGGTGGCTCGAGCCTTCCTTGCTGTCATCGATCATGCTCTGGGTTGA